From a single Prinia subflava isolate CZ2003 ecotype Zambia chromosome 29, Cam_Psub_1.2, whole genome shotgun sequence genomic region:
- the NODAL gene encoding nodal homolog gives MPGAALGAAVQIGRLRVARADMRVPLRSVPALALCALALLRLGCAPTRALTWAPTGAPTRALTWAPTAASTRALTWAPARTPPRCPPLMLQLLRSPPAPLRAAATAALSLSPHGSLQNGSHWALSFDMSSLSSSQEVNLAQLRVHLPGLSRAHNVSLDIYHSQRRRCQAEETCPHQLFLGTVAVSPSAARTSWKVLEVTNLLRSWLHQAAVAGPAGRGQWEVSRSAAPATTAPGDTGHGGPALPQDVADRVLLLVFSKDRSPGDHSLIRTAETSKYIMRESGAQGAGARRHRRNRTEKRRIKGSDAAAAAPRGQGRALCRRVDMMVDFEQTGWGSWIVYPKKYNAYRCEGLCPSPVDETFKPTNHAYIQSLLQLYKPNLVPCPACSPVKMSPLSMLYYEKGEIVVRHHEDMIIEECGCN, from the exons ATGCCCGGGGCGGCGCTCGGGGCCGCTGTACAAATAGGGCGGCTGCGGGTGGCCCGGGCAGACATGCGGGTCCCGCTCCGCTCCGTGCCCGCGCTGGCGCTCTGcgccctggccctgctccgCCTGGGCTGCGCTCCGACCCGGGCACTCACCTGGGCACCGACCGGAGCACCCACCCGGGCACTCACCTGGGCACCGACCGCAGCATCCACCCGGGCACTCACCTGGGCACCGGCCCGCAccccgccgcgctgcccgccgctgatgctgcagctgctccgctcccctcccgccccgctccgcgccgccgccaccgccgctcTCAGCCTCTCCCCACATG GCTCCCTGCAGAACGGCTCCCACTGGGCGCTCTCCTTCGACATGTCCTCGctctccagcagccaggaggtGAACCTGGCTCAGCTCCGTGTCCACCTGCCCGGCCTCTCCCGTGCCCACAACGTCTCCCTGGACATCTACCACAGCCAGCGGCGCAGGTGCCAGGCAGAGGAGACCTGTCCCCACCAGCTCTTCCTGGGCACCGTGGCTGTCAGCCCCTCTGCCGCCCGCACCTCCTGGAAAGTCCTTGAAGTCACCAACCTGCTGCGCTCCTGGCTCCACCAAGCCGCGGTGGCTGGTCCCGCGGGAagggggcagtgggaggtgagCAGGTCAGCTGCCCCGGCCACCACTGCCCCGGGGGACACCGGCCACGggggcccagccctgccccaggacGTGGCAGACAGAGTCCTGCTGCTCGTCTTCTCCAAGGACAGGTCTCCGGGAGACCACAGCCTCATCAGGACAGCGGAGACCTCCAAGTACATCATGCGTGAGAGCGGCGCTCAGGGCGCGGGGGCGCGGCGGCACCGCAGGAACAGGACGGAGAAGCGAAGGATCAAAGGCAGCGACGctgccgcggccgccccgcgggggcagggcagggccctgTGCAGGCGGGTGGACATGATGGTGGATTTCGAGCAGacgggctggggcagctggatCGTTTACCCCAAGAAGTACAACGCCTACCGCTGCGAAGGGCTGTGCCCCTCGCCCGTGGACGAGACCTTCAAGCCCACCAACCACGCCTACATACAG AGTTTGCTGCAGCTCTACAAGCCCAACCTGGTGCCGTGTCCCGCCTGCTCCCCGGTGAAGATGAGCCCCCTCTCCATGCTCTACTACGAGAAGGGCGAGATCGTCGTCCGCCACCACGAGGACATGATCATCGAGGAGTGTGGCTGCAACTGA
- the EIF4EBP1 gene encoding eukaryotic translation initiation factor 4E-binding protein 1 isoform X1 has product MSGRCCQGQTPSRDIPGPGKCLALPDGTPLPPGDYSTTPGGTVFGTTPGGTRIIYDRKFLMECRNSLVAKTPPSHLPDIPGVTSPSVEELKLENHHVQNCEEKVSAAGEEEQFDMDI; this is encoded by the exons ATGTCGGGCCGCTGCTGCCAGGGGCAGACGCCCAGTCGTGACATCCCGGGCCCCGGCAAGTGTCTCGCCCTGCCCGACGGGACCCCGCTGCCGCCCGGCGACTACAGCACCACGCCGGGGGGCACCGTGTTCGGGACCACGCCGGGCG GTACCAGGATCATTTATGACCGCAAGTTCCTGATGGAATGCCGCAATTCTCTGGTTGCCAAAACTCCCCCCTCCCACCTTCCCGACATTCCGGGCGTTACCAGCCCCAGCGTGGAGGAGCTGAAGCTTGAAAACCACCACGTCCAGAACTGTGAGGAGAAAGTGAGCGCAG CAGGTGAGGAGGAGCAGTTTGACATGGACATCTAA
- the EIF4EBP1 gene encoding eukaryotic translation initiation factor 4E-binding protein 1 isoform X2 yields the protein MSGRCCQGQTPSRDIPGPGKCLALPDGTPLPPGDYSTTPGGTVFGTTPGGTRIIYDRKFLMECRNSLVAKTPPSHLPDIPGVTSPSVEELKLENHHVQNCEEKVSAGEEEQFDMDI from the exons ATGTCGGGCCGCTGCTGCCAGGGGCAGACGCCCAGTCGTGACATCCCGGGCCCCGGCAAGTGTCTCGCCCTGCCCGACGGGACCCCGCTGCCGCCCGGCGACTACAGCACCACGCCGGGGGGCACCGTGTTCGGGACCACGCCGGGCG GTACCAGGATCATTTATGACCGCAAGTTCCTGATGGAATGCCGCAATTCTCTGGTTGCCAAAACTCCCCCCTCCCACCTTCCCGACATTCCGGGCGTTACCAGCCCCAGCGTGGAGGAGCTGAAGCTTGAAAACCACCACGTCCAGAACTGTGAGGAGAAAGTGAGCGCAG GTGAGGAGGAGCAGTTTGACATGGACATCTAA